In the Thermoanaerobacter uzonensis DSM 18761 genome, TGGATTAAGGAAGGTTTAGAGATACATAAAGGGAAAAAACGTTGCGAGTTTTGTGGTGGCCCTTTATTGGAAGAACGTTTGGAGCAATATGAAAAACATTTTTCTAAAGAATATGATGAATTTCTAAAAGAACTAAATATGTTAAAAAATCAAATTGATAACTACAGGAATCAAGTTCTTTACCTGAAATTACCAAGCGAAGACCAATTTTACCCTCACTTAGAAGATAAATATCTTGAGGTGAAAAATAAACTAGCTACTGTTTTAAAAGACTACACAAATAGTCTTGATGAGATAATAAATTTAATCAACAAAAAAATTAACAATCCCTTCGAAAAAATAAGAAATATTCCAGATTTGAATATCCAAATAGTACAGGTTAACAATATTATAAACAAAGTAAATAAATTAATAAGTGAACATAACTCCATTTCTGAAATGTATAAAGAAGAACAAGAAAAAGCTTTTAAGGAGTTAGAACGTCACTATGCCAGTGAATTTGTTCAAAATTATAATTATTTTGAACAAGAAGAAAAAATAGACCAATTGAAAGCGAAAATAATAGAAATAAAGGATCAAATTAGAGAAAAAGAAAAAGAAATTAAAGGAATTGAAGCAGAATTATCTGACATTTCAAAAGCTGCTGGTAGAATTAATAATTACCTCAAAAGTATTTTTGGAAAAGAACATCTGATAATACAACCTATCGGAAGAGAAAAATTTCAAATTTTAAGAAATGGTGAAAAAGCCAAAAATTTAAGTGAAGGTGAAAAAACAGCTATAGCTTTTTCGTATTTTTTGACTCGGTTAGAAGACAAAGAAACTAATATTTCAAACACTATAGTTTTTATAGACGATCCTATTTCAAGTTTAGATTCCCAACATTTATATAACACTTACGCATTAATTGCTTCAAAATTAAATGATTGCAATCAATTATTTATTTCAACTCACAATTTGGAATTTTTTAATTTAATTAAAGACTGGATGAAGAGAATGAGAGAACAAGGAGAAAAATGTAGATTCTATTTAGTTGAAAGAATCACTAAAAATGGGGAAGAAATAAGTTCCCTAAAGAATCTACCCAATACATTATTAAAATATAAGTCAGAATATCATTTCCTGTTTTATAAAATCAAATCTTTTAATGACAATCTTTCAACAGATTTTGATAGCTTATATCAATTACCTAATATAGTTAGACGATTTTTAGAAGCTTTCATGGGTTTTAAATATTCAAAAGGAATAGATCAACTCGAATATTTAATTGACGATGAATCACAACGAATCATGATAGATAAGTTTGTCAATGAGCTTTCTCATCAACAATCATTACAAAGAAGTTTAATACATAATGATCTAAGCGTAACCAAAAGAGTAATCGAAATTGTATTAAATGCGGTAAAAACAAAAGATCCTGAACATTATAAAACTCTTGAAGAAATATATAATGAAAATAAATAAAAACGAAATTTTTAGACAATTATTAGACAAT is a window encoding:
- a CDS encoding AAA family ATPase; this encodes MIKRIKLIKNFGLFKDFRWSENISEFKKYNLIYGWNYSGKTTLARVFRNFEVQALPFDFNGSEFVLIDENGNEIDQNTLSSPPYHFRVFNVDFIKENLYWDSQEANPLFVLGEKDIRLEKKLEALKKDLEKLSNDKETKNNEIKKLTDEIEKNLTNKARELDRMKPPYDKRKFKKVLEEIKYDFKKFYLKESEVKNLYRMLSSDNKKSIPEVSINTITEEFTNRLIHALEKTVISQIIDRLKENPRLNNWIKEGLEIHKGKKRCEFCGGPLLEERLEQYEKHFSKEYDEFLKELNMLKNQIDNYRNQVLYLKLPSEDQFYPHLEDKYLEVKNKLATVLKDYTNSLDEIINLINKKINNPFEKIRNIPDLNIQIVQVNNIINKVNKLISEHNSISEMYKEEQEKAFKELERHYASEFVQNYNYFEQEEKIDQLKAKIIEIKDQIREKEKEIKGIEAELSDISKAAGRINNYLKSIFGKEHLIIQPIGREKFQILRNGEKAKNLSEGEKTAIAFSYFLTRLEDKETNISNTIVFIDDPISSLDSQHLYNTYALIASKLNDCNQLFISTHNLEFFNLIKDWMKRMREQGEKCRFYLVERITKNGEEISSLKNLPNTLLKYKSEYHFLFYKIKSFNDNLSTDFDSLYQLPNIVRRFLEAFMGFKYSKGIDQLEYLIDDESQRIMIDKFVNELSHQQSLQRSLIHNDLSVTKRVIEIVLNAVKTKDPEHYKTLEEIYNENK